The DNA segment GGCCACGGCGATGATGTTCTTGACGTTGTCGATGGGCTTCAAGGACTTCTGGACCGAGTGGGCCTTGACCTCCCAGCTCACATCGACCGCGACCGCACCGACGCCGTCCAGCTTGGAGACCCGCTCGGTGAGCGCCTCGGCGATGGTCTGCTGAATGCCCTTGGCCGGAAACCCGAGCACGACCTTGATCCGCACCTGATCGCCCTCGATCGCGATGTCCTTGATGGCATGGGCGGCGACCAGATCGCGCCCGAGATGCGGCTCCTTGTAGTCTTTGATGGCGGTTTCGATGGCGTCTTTCGTGGGTTGGGACATGGGGTACTCCATTTGGATTGAGTCGGATGCCGGCTGCAAGTTTGGTATCAGCCGCCGCTAATTCAACGCGGATGAAACCGCAAAAGACGCCAAGGGTAAGGCATCGCGCAAGCTCAACGCCAGACACCGGGCTGCGCCGGACGCGAATCGTGAGATAATTCCATCCAGAGTTCAACACGTAGCAATCCATCCGAGCCACCCATGAGCCAGCCCCGCGACATCCTCATCACCAGCGCCCTCCCCTATGCCAATGGCCCGATCCACATCGGTCATCTGGTCGAGTACATCCAAACCGACATCTGGGCGCGGTTCCAGAAGATGCGCGGTCACAACTGCTGGTACGTCTGCGCCGACGATGCCCACGGCACGCCGATCATGCTGCGCGCACGTCAGGAGGGCATCACGCCCGAGCAGCTCATCGCCCGCGTCGCCGAGGAGCATCAGGCCGACTTCGCCGCTTTCCGCATCGGCTTCGACAACTATCACTCGACCCATTCGCCCGAGAACCGGCACTACGCCACGCTCATCTACGAGCGCAACCGCGACGCCGGACACATCGCCAAGCGCATGATCACCCAGGCCTATGACCCGGTCGAACAGATGTTCCTGCCCGACCGCTTCATCAAGGGCGAGTGTCCCAAGTGCGGCGCGCCCGATCAGTACGGCGACAACTGCGAGGCGTGCGGGGCGAGCTATTCGCCGGCCGAGCTGAAGAATCCGCGCTCGGCGGTCTCGGGCGCTGTGCCCGAGCAACGCGAGTCGGATCATTACTTCTTCAAACTCGGCGACTTCGAGGCAATGCTCAAGGAGTGGACGCGCGGCGGCAGTCTCCAGAAGGAGGTCGCCAACAAGCTCGACGAATGGTTCGAGGCCGGACTCCAGGAGTGGGACATCTCGCGCGACGCGCCCTATTTCGGCTTCGAGATCCCGGATCATCCGGGCAAGTTCTTCTATGTCTGGCTGGATGCGCCCATCGGCTACATGGCCAGCTTCCAGAACCTGTGCGACAAGACGCCCGGACTGGACTTCGACCGCTTCTGGGGCCGGGACTCGACCGCCGAGCTGTATCACTTCATCGGCAAGGACATCATCTATTTCCATGCCCTGTTCTTCCCGGCCATGCTGCACGGGGCCGGTTTCCGCACGCCGAGCGCCATCTTCGCCCACGGCTTCCTCACCGTCGACGGGCAGAAGATGTCCAAGTCGCGCGGCACCTTCATCAAGGCGCGCACCTACCTGGATCACTTGAATCCCGAATATCTGCGCTACTACTTCGCCGCCAAGCTGGGGTCGAGCGTCGACGACATCGACCTGAACCTGGAGGACTTCGCGGCACGGGTGAACGCCGATCTGGTCGGCAAGGTGGTCAACATCGCCAGCCGTTGCGCCGGGTTCATCGGCAAGCGGTTCGACGGGCGGCTCTCGGGCGCGCCGGCCGAACCCGAACTCTTCGCCGAGTTCATCGCGGCGGGCGACTCGATCGCGGCGGCGTATGAAAAGCGCGAATTCAGCCGTGCCGTGCGCGAGATCATGGCCCTCGCCGACCGCGCCAATCAGTACATCGACGAGAAGGCGCCCTGGGTCGTCGCCAAGCAGGACGGACGCGAGGCCGAGTTGCAGGACATCTGTTCCATGGGCCTCAACCTGTTCCGGGTGCTGATCGGCTATCTGCGTCCCATCCTGCCCGGCACGGCGGTCGCGTCCGAGTCCTTCCTCCGGATCGACCCGCTCACCTGGGAGGTGCTGGCCACGCCCCTGCTCGATCACGTCATCGCGCCCTTCGAGCCGCTGATGACGCGCGTCGACCCGAAACAGATCGAGGCCATGCTGGAGGCGTCCAAGGAAGACCTGAGCGCCACAGGCACGGCGTCGTCAGCCGCTACAGCGCCGGCCGCCGCCAATCCGCACCTCGAACGCGACCCCATCGCCGCGCCGATCGACTACGACAGCTTCGCCAAGGTCGACCTGCGCGTGGCCCTGATCCGGGAGGCACGGCTGGTCGAGGGCGCCGACAAGCTGCTGCAACTCAGGCTCGATCTCGGCGGCGAGACGCGCAACGTCTTCGCCGGTATCCGCTCGGCCTATGATCCCAAGGATCTGGAAGGCCGGATGACGGTCATGGTCGCCAATCTGGCTCCGCGCAAGATGCGCTTCGGCGTCTCAGAGGGCATGGTGTTGGCGGCCGGTCCAGGCGGAACGGATCTCTTCATCCTCAGCCCGGATTCGGGCGCCGAACCGGGCATGAAGGTGAAGTAGAGGCGATGGGGAGCGACCCGAGCAACGGGGGCCTCAAAAATTCAAAAACGAGTGGTTGACAAGCCGATCAGAAATCGGTTTAATGCGCAGCTCGACCGGCGGTGAACGCATTCCGGTCGAAACTCCAAGCCCAGGTAGCTCAGTTGGTAGAGCAGCGGACTGAAAATCCGCGTGTCGGTGGTTCGATTCCGCCCCTGGGCACCAAAATTCAAGGGGTTAGGTGACAAGCCTAACCCCTTTCCATTTTCGGGGTACTCTGGGGGAACTTTTGGCGGAATTTCAGCCAGGGGAACCCGCCCCAAAGTGTTTCCTCGCTCGCCGGGGCGGTGGTCTGCCGCGGCATCCATTCCTGATCCACATCATGAGCCGGAACAGTTCGTCCAGATCCATTTCCCCTATGACGCGGTACACCTGGAACTGAACCTCAAGGCCGTCGTGTAGCCGCCGGCCTGGTTCGTCCGCCCCCTGTTCAACCCGTCCTTTCCGAAGGCCCTGAGACGCGCCCTGGAGATGGTCCGTATAGCGTCATCTTCACCAAGGCCGCCAAACGCCAGTTCGACAAGCCGCCGCATCCGGCCAGGCCGCGTCTGGGTATCGTGCATCCGCTAGCGATCGATCTCATCGGGTCGCCGTCTCGAACTCTTGCACAGCGACTTGTACGAACCGGCTCGGTGACTTGCGGTGCTCGACGATGGCGCGATGATCGGCTTCGATCCGCTTCAAGCCGTCGATTTCGAAATACTGCTCGCCGCAATAGTCGCACTCGAGGCAGGGAACCTGCTCGACGAACAGCAGATCTCCATTCTGCTGATGGATGTAACGGGTCGTCTTGGGCGTCAGGTGTGTATTGCCGCAGAAGCTGCATTGCTCGGCCATGTTCAGGCGCCTCGCTCATAGTACTACTTTGTCAGACTTGATTAAGCTATTGATTTTGCTATATTTTGCTGCACGTTCATTTTAACACGCCATGTACTCGATATGCTTGTCAAGCCCGCTGTTCCCCAAAAAGATCATGTGCTCAAACAATTACCCAGTAAACTGGCATTTCACATCGAAGAATATTACGATTGTTTTCAAACTGAAACATCAAATTGCCTTAATTTAGGCCAGAATTATATTCAGGGTCTTTTCAAGACAGAAGCGGGCAAACGCAACATGGAACGCCTGAACGAAGAACTAAATCTCTCTGGAAACGGCTATCAGCGTATTCAGCATTTTATTACCAATTCAACATGGTCTGCTCAAGGACTTATTGATGCCATTGCCCGTAAAACATCTGACCTATATGCCAGTCAAGACACATACAGACTCTGTGATGTTGGCTATATTATTGATGAATCAGCGCATCTCAAGAAAGGAAAACATTCAGTCGGTGTGGCGCGTCAGTATGCCGGATTGATCGGTAAGGTTGAAAACTGCCAAGTTGGCGTGTATGCCAGTTTGGTCTGGAACTCTCATAGTACTTTGATCAATGAGCGGCTCTTTCTTCCAAAAGAGTGGACGACAAATCCAACACGCTGCAAAGAGGCCGGTATTCCAGAAGATCAGCGCCTGTTCAAAACGAAGCCGCAATTGGCGATCGAGATGATCAAAGCCGATCTCGAAGCCGGTGTGCAATTTAGTTGGGTCGGCGGTGATGGCTTGTACGGTCATGGGTTTGAGCTGGGCAACGCCTTAGATAACATGGGGTTAACGTTCTTACTGGACATTCACAGCAATCAAAACATTTACCTGATTAGTTACGAACCTCAGCAGACTCGTCTCTTCTAGTCTACACTCTCAGTAGATGCCACTCACCGGAGACAGCTGATGCCTCAGAACACGATTCAGTTTCAGAAAGGCTTGAGTTTGCCGGAGTTTCTCCAGAACTACGGAACCGAGGACCAGTGCAAACAGGCCCTTGAACAGTGGCGTTGGCCGCAAGGCTTCGTCTGCCCGAGCTGCGGACACGCGGGTGAGCCGGTGCGCTTGCGCACGCGGGCGCTGTTGCAGTGTCGCCACTGTCATCATCAAACCTCACTGATCGCCGGAACGATCTTTGAGGCGACCAAGTTGCCGCTGACGACCTGGTTTTCGGCGATGTTTCTGCTGACACAGCAGAAAAACGGGATCTCGGCCCTGGAGCTCAAACGGCATCTGGGCGTGTCCTATTTGACGGCGTGGCGGGTTAAGCACAAATTGTTGCAAGTCATGAAAGAGCGCGACGATCAAACGCCGCTCAGCGGCGTCATCGAGGTCGACGACGCCTACTGGGGCGGCGAGCACCACGGGGGCAAGCGCGGGCGCGGCTCACCGAACAAGGTTCCATTCATCGCCGCGCTCTCGTGCGACGAGGACAACCACCCCATCGGCCTGCGCTTGGGTAAAGTCGCCGGCTTCCGCAAAACCGAGGTCGAACGCTTCGCCAAGCGCCACTTTGACCCCAGCGCCCTCATCCGCACGGATGGATTGTCCTGCTTCAGCGCCATCGCCGCGGCCGGATTCGAGCACCAGCCGATCGTCACCGGCGGCGGCCACCCCAGCATGGAGATTCCTGAGTTCCAGTGGCTTAATACCGTGCTGGGCAACGTCAAAAACAGCCTGCAAGGCCCCTACCATCATCTCAGCGGCAAGCATCTGCCGCGCTACCTGGGCGAGTTCTGCTATCGCTTCAATCGCCGCTTCAACCTCGCCGCCATACTGCCGCGCTTGGGCAAAGCCGCGGTGCGTACACCCCCAATGCCGCATCGCCTCCTCAAACTAGCTGAGCTATGTTAATAATCAGGAACATTTATCTCAGTGAGCCGGTTGTGAGCGTTCCGGAACCCACGTCCAAACGTGGAGCTAAACCCACACAGCGGCGCGCAGATACTGAACCGATGCGGGTGGATGTCTATGCCAAGGAGTTGGCCTCCTATACCTGGCCAACCGTCACGATTCGCGATGGAACGAAAGGACCACTCACCCTTTCGATTCATACCAGACGTGTTTGGATCTGGGATGGTGAATCGGAGCGCGCGACCGAACGAGTTTTGGTCATTACTCAGCGTCCCAACAGTTCAAAGCTTAAATATTCACCTGATTAGTTACGAACCTCAGCAGACTCGTCTCTTCTAGTCTACACTCTCAGTAGATGCCACTCACCGGAGACAGCTGATGCCTCAGAACACGATTCAGTTTCAGAAAGGCTTGAGTTTGCCGGAGTTTCTCCAGAACTACGGAACCGAGGACCAGTGCAAACAGGCCCTTGAACAGTGGCGTTGGCCGCAAGGCTTCGTCTGCCCGAGCTGCGGACACGCGGGTGAGCCGGTGCGCTTGCGCACGCGGGCGCTGTTGCAGTGTCGCCACTGTCATCATCAAACCTCACTGATCGCCGGAACGATCTTTGAGGCGACCAAGTTGCCGCTGACGACCTGGTTTTCGGCGATGTTTCTGCTGACACAGCAGAAAAACGGGATCTCGGCCCTGGAGCTCAAACGGCATCTGGGCGTGTCCTATTTGACGGCGTGGCGGGTTAAGCACAAATTGTTGCAAGTCATGAAAGAGCGCGACGATCAAACGCCGCTCAGCGGCGTCATCGAGGTCGACGACGCCTACTGGGGCGGCGAGCACCACGGGGGCAAGCGCGGGCGCGGCTCACCGAACAAGGTTCCATTCATCGCCGCGCTCTCGTGCGACGAGGACAACCACCCCATCGGCCTGCGCTTGGGTAAAGTCGCCGGCTTCCGCAAAACCGAGGTCGAACGCTTCGCCAAGCGCCACTTTGACCCCAGCGCCCTCATCCGCACGGATGGATTGTCCTGCTTCAGCGCCATCGCCGCGGCCGGATTCGAGCACCAGCCGATCGTCACCGGCGGCGGCCACCCCAGCATGGAGATTCCTGAGTTCCAGTGGCTCAATACCGTGCTGGGCAACGTCAAAAACAGCCTGCAAGGCTCCTACCATCATCTCAGCGGCAAGCATCTGCCGCGCCACCTCGCCGAGTTCTGCTATCGCTTCAATCGCCGCTTCGACCTCGCCGCCATGCTGCCGCGCTTGGGCAAAGCCGCGGTGCGTACACCCCCAATGCCGCATCGCCTCCTCAAACTAGCTGAGCTATGTTAATAATCAGGAATATTCATTGAGCAATGTCGATTATACCAAAACACCTTTAGAACGATTAGCTTACATGCAGGCTCAGCGGTATTGGGTCGAGCGTGCGTTTCAGGAAGCCAAAAGTGAACTGGGCATGTCGGATTATCAAGTTAGAAAATGGGATGCGTGGCATCGTCACATGGCGCTTGTGATGCTGGCACTCGCGTTTCTTGTTAAAGAGCGTATTCTGTACAAGCAAGATTATCCATTACTAAGCTCCCGCGACATTCGGCTCATGATTATTGCCATGCTGCTCAATGAGCCCGCCGCTGTCGATCAGCGTATTCAACAGCTAGAGGCTCGACATAAACAGCGACGCCGTGACATTGAGCGATATGATAAAACCGAAGCTACCAAATGATTTTGGAGCCAGAAATTAAAGTGACAAAGTAGTACTAAAAATCATGCGCCGCTGTCATGTCGAGCCGTATTTGGATGAGATGGCCAGATGGCCGACGTATGAAGAATATGTGCTTTGCGGCCTGATGACTGAGCGTGGACCTTGGCACCACATCCCGATCGTCGGTGCGTACAAGCGCTATTCGCCGCCCAGCGAGTCGAGTATGCGCCTGGCTACCCGTGAGTTGTGGAATAGGGCCGTGGCGCGTGTGACACCGACATTGATGCGTGCGCACAAGGCCGTGCCATCCCGCGCCTAGCGGTTAGCGAGGCGGCGGCGGGTGCTTCGGCGGTTTTGGGCGCTTCGGCGGGCGGAGGTGATGTCCGCCGATCAGCGTTGAGCGATAGGCTCGATAGCTGCGCGGCATATTGGGGCCGCCACTGCTATGAGCCGGCAACTGGTTGACGGCGGCATAGATCTGGCGGCACTCTGCCTCGGCGCGCAGCCTGACCGTCGAGCCCTCGCTGTACTCGCGGAACCAGCTTCTTTCGGCCTCGCTCATGGAGGCATACGCCACGGAGAACGGGCCGGCGATGCAGCGCTGCCGGAGAATTGCCCAGTGCTCAGGCAGCAAGCCGGGCGGCGACGGCTTGTAACCACACGCCGTGCGGATGTCCTCTCTGAGGCCCGCGCCATTTGCGCCGATGTACGCCGAGCGATCACCAGTATCAGCCGTGCCGCGATTCTCGACCTCCCGAGTGACGCGGGCCGAGCACTGCTCCCAGTCTTCTGTGACGTGGAGTAAACTGGGCTGTGCCGCACAACCGCCCAGTAACAGCGCCATGGCAACTGTTGAAACAGCCTTTTGCATCGCATCGCCCTCGTCTGATTTCGAGCGCCCATTGTGCTGGGGCGTCAAGGCGTGAGGCAAGGCTGCGTCTGTCTCAAATCAAGTTGCGTTTTGTCTCAAACTGGATTGCGCTCTACAACCAGAGAGGCATCAATGAACTTCGATGCAGACGACAGGCTTGGTCGCAGACGAAAGGACAGCCCTTGGCTGAAGGGACTCGGTGTCCCACAGACAAAAAAAGAGGTCAGCCTTTTGTAACTTCTCAATAAGTCATGGCGGCGTTGTCTGACGAGATCCGTTACAGTAGGCGTCATCCCCTGATCCAGCGACCAACCATCACCCACCGCCCCATGCCGATACCGATTCAACTGCCTGACATCCCGGAAGCGGAGCGCACGCCGCTGGTGGAGCAGTTGTTGAGTCTGATCGAAGCGCTGATGGAAGCCAACCAGCGGCAAGCGGAGCAGATCCAACAGTTGCGCGATGAGATCGCGATCCTGAAGGGAGAGAAGGCGCGTCCCGTATTCAAGCCCAGTGGGATGGAGGGGTCAGGCCAGGGCGCGGGGGGAGGCGAAGAGGGCGGTGAGGAGAAGCCACGTCGGGCCGGTTCGAGCAAACGGGCCAAGACCCAAGAGCTGATCATTCACGAAGACTGTCCGATCGCGCCGCGCGAAGAGGTGCCGGCGACGGCGCGCTTCAAGGGCTACCGGGATTTCATCGTTCAGGATCTGCACATTGGGGCGCACAACACGCGCTATCGTTTGGAAGTGTGGCAGACGCCGGAGGGAGAGTGGTTGTGCGGAGAGCTCCCGGCCACGGTGCAGGGGAGTCATTTCGGGGCGGGTTTGCGCGCCTATGTACTCTACCAATACCATCAGTGCCATGTCACCCAGCCGTTGTTGCGCGAGCAACTCCTGGAGTGGGGAATCGACATCTCCGTCGGTCAGATCGACGCCCTGCTCAGCGGTCGCAACGACGTCTTCTTCGCCGAAAAGGACCAGCTCCTGGAGGTGGGGCTGGAGGTCAGCTCCTACGTCACGGTCGATGACTCCGGGGCGCGCCATCAGGGGCGCAACGGCTACGTCACCCACATCGGCAATGACTTCTTCGCCTGGTTCTCCAGCAGCGAAAGCAAGAGCCGGATCAATTTCCGGCGCCTGCTGCAAGCCGGTGAGCCGTTCTACAGCCTCAATGACGAGGCCCTGGCCTATTGGCGCGCCCAAGGTCTGCCTCAGGCCATGTGCCGGGCGCTGATGGCACCGCCGATCCTGGAACTGACGACGACCACCGCTTGGGAGGCCCATCTTCAGACCCTGGGTATCACCCAGGAGCGCCATCAGCGCATCGCTACAGAAGGGGCCTTGCTCGGCGGCGTCCTGGCCAAAGGGCTCTCACGCGAGTTGGTCATCGTCAGCGATGGCGCCGGACAGTTCGCCATCCTGCTCCATGCCCTGTGCTGGGTGCACGCCGAACGCCGGATTCATACGCTCATCCCACTCAATGAGCGCCACCGCCAGGATCAGCAGCGGGTGCGCGCCCAACTCTGGGCGCTCTACGCCGACCTCAAGGCGTACCGGTGCGACCCCGATCCCGACGCCATCGCCGGCCTACGCGCCCGCTTCAAGGCCCTGTTCACCCAGAAAACCTCTTGGGCCACGCTCAATGCGCTCCTCAAGCGCCTCAAGGCCCATCAGCAAGAACTCCTTCTCGTGCTCCTGCGCCCCGACATCCCGCTACACACCAACGGTAGCGAGAACGACATCCGCAGCTACGTCAAATGGCGCAAGATCAGTGGCGGAACCCGCAGTGATCTGGGACGCCGCTGCCGCGACATCTTTGCCAGCCTGAAGAAGACCTGTCGTAAGCTCGGGATCTCCTTCTGGGACTACCTCAACGACCGGATTGGGCAGGTGGGCGCTATCCCGCCGTTGCCCGAGATCGTGCGCCAACGGGCTTTAGCCGCCAAGGGCGTGCCGTGAGTTATTGAGAAGTTACAGCCTTTTGAGCTAACCTCTTGTTTTATTTGGCTCCCTGGGACGGGCTCGAACCGCCGACCTAGTGATTAACAGTCACCCGCTCTACCGACTGAGCTACCAGGGAATGTCTTGAGCCGAATATGATACGGCCCTACCTGACCCGCGTCAAGCGTTTTTTACCGCCTGCTCGATCCGATCCAGCGCCCGCTCCAGCGTCTCACGGCTGGTCGCGATCGACAGCCGCAGATACCCGCCCAACCCGAACGCCGACCCCGGCACCACCGCCACGCCCGCCTTCTCGATCAGAAACTCGCCCAACTCCAGATCGTTGTTCACCCCATCCAGACCCTCGATCAGCTTTTGCACCTTCGGAAACACATAGAACGTCCCATCGGTCGGCAGACACTCGATGCCCGGAATCCGGTTGAGCCGCTCGACCACGAAATCGTGCCGCTCCATGAACGCCTTGAGCATCACCCCGATGCAGTCCTGCGGCCCGTCCAACGCCGCCTGCGCCGCCACCTGCGAGATCGACGTCGGATTGGACGTACTCTGCGATTGGATCGTGTTCATCGCCTTGATGATGTGCGCCGGTCCGGCCGCATAGCCGATCCGCCAGCCCGTCATCGAATACGCCTTCGACACCCCGTTCAGCACCAGCGTGCGCGGCGCCAGATCCGGACAGGCATTCAGAATGTTCACAAAGGGCGCCGAACTCCAACGGATATGCTCATACATATCGTCGGTCGCGATGATCACCTTCGGGAAATCGCGCAACACCTCGCCGAGCGCCTCCAGCTCCTTGCGGCTGTACGCCATCCCGGTCGGATTGGACGGACTATTGATGACCACCAGCCGCGTCTTCTCGTTCATCGCCCCCTTGAGCTGGGCCGGGGTGATCTTGAACGACTGCGCCGCACCCGCCTGCACGAACACAGGCAGACCGCCGGCCAGCAACACCATGTCCGGATAGGAGACCCAATAGGGCGCCGGAATCACCACCTCGTCACCCGGATCGAGCAGCGCCTGCGCCAGATTGAAGAAACTCTGCTTGCCGCCGCACGAGACCAGGATCTGATTCGGCGCATAGTCCAGCCCGTTCTCGCGTTGGAACTTGGCGATGACGGCGCGCTTGAGCTCCGGCGTGCCGTCGACGGCGGTGTACTTGGTGAAGCCGGACTCGATGGCGCGGATGGCGGCGGCCTTGATATGCTCGGGGGTATCGAAGTCCGGCTCCCCGACGCCGAGACCGATCACGTCCCGGCCCTCGGCACGGAGCGCAGCGGCGCGGGCGGTGATGGCAAGGGTCGCGGACGGCTTGACGGCCTGGACGCGGGCAGCGAGCTTGGTGGTCATGGACGAAAGTACCTGGATGGCCCTGATGGCTGGATTCGTGGTTGGAGGCCCACAATAATAGCGAATCGTCCGCTGTCCGACACTCGAATCGAACGCCCCTCCCCCACCCGCGCCCGTTGTGCGCGTCCCCGAGGTTTCCCGGCATGTCCAACCCCTCCAGTCCCGCCTTCGAACTCGTCAGCCCCTTCGCCCCGGCCGGCGACCAGCCCGAGGCCATCCGCCGTCTGGTCGCGGGTCTGAACGACGGCGAGGCCGGTCTGACCCTGCTCGGCGTGACCGGCTCGGGCAAGACCTTCACCATCGCCAACGTCATCGCCCAGGTGCAGCGTCCGGCCCTGATCCTCGCGCCCAACAAGACGCTGGCCGCCCAGCTCTATGGCGAGATGCGCGAGTTCTTCCCACGCAACGCTGTGGAGTATTTCGTCTCCTATTACGACTACTACCAGCCCGAGGCCTATGTCCCGGCGACCGACACCTATATCGAGAAGGACGCCGCGATCAACGAGCACATCGAACAGATGCGCCTCTCAGCAACGAAAGCGCTGCTGGAACGGCGCGACGTCATCATCGTCGCCACCGTCTCGTCCATCTATGGTCTGGGCGATCCCGAGGCCTATCTGAAGATGGTGCTGATCCTCAAGCGCGGCGAGCGCATCGACCAGCGCGCCATCCTGCGCCGGCTCGCCGAGCTGCAATACACCCGCAACGAGATCGAGCTGTCGCGCGGCGCCTATCGCGTGCGCGGCGACGTGATCGACATCCACCCGGCCGAGTCCGACGACGAGGCGCTGCGCATCGCCCTGTTCGACGACGAGATCGAGACGCTGTCGCTGTTCGATCCGCTCACCGGCGAGGTGCGGCGTCAGGTCTCGCGCTACACCGTCTTCCCCAAGACCCACTATGCCACCCCGCGCGAGACTATTCTGAAGGCCATCGATCTGATCAAACCCGAACTCAAGGAGCGACTCGACTGGCTGCGCGCCAACGACAAGCTGGTCGAGGCCCAGCGGCTCGAACAGCGCACATTGTTCGATCTGGAGATGATGCTGGAGGTCGGCTACTGCCAGGGCATCGAGAACTACAGCCGCTATCTCTCCGGGCGTCAGCCGGGCGAGCCGCCGCCGACGCTGTACGACTATCTGCCGCCGGATGCGATTTTGGTTATCGACGAGAGTCATGTCACCGTCCCCCAGCTCGGCGGCATGTATCGCGGCGACCGCTCGCGCAAGGAGAATCTGGTCGAATACGGCTTCCGGCTGCCCTCGGCGCTCGACAACCGCCCGCTCCAGTTCGAGGAGTTTCAGTCACGCCAGCCGCAGACCATCTATGTCTCGG comes from the Allochromatium tepidum genome and includes:
- a CDS encoding IS701 family transposase yields the protein MLVKPAVPQKDHVLKQLPSKLAFHIEEYYDCFQTETSNCLNLGQNYIQGLFKTEAGKRNMERLNEELNLSGNGYQRIQHFITNSTWSAQGLIDAIARKTSDLYASQDTYRLCDVGYIIDESAHLKKGKHSVGVARQYAGLIGKVENCQVGVYASLVWNSHSTLINERLFLPKEWTTNPTRCKEAGIPEDQRLFKTKPQLAIEMIKADLEAGVQFSWVGGDGLYGHGFELGNALDNMGLTFLLDIHSNQNIYLISYEPQQTRLF
- a CDS encoding IS1595 family transposase gives rise to the protein MPQNTIQFQKGLSLPEFLQNYGTEDQCKQALEQWRWPQGFVCPSCGHAGEPVRLRTRALLQCRHCHHQTSLIAGTIFEATKLPLTTWFSAMFLLTQQKNGISALELKRHLGVSYLTAWRVKHKLLQVMKERDDQTPLSGVIEVDDAYWGGEHHGGKRGRGSPNKVPFIAALSCDEDNHPIGLRLGKVAGFRKTEVERFAKRHFDPSALIRTDGLSCFSAIAAAGFEHQPIVTGGGHPSMEIPEFQWLNTVLGNVKNSLQGPYHHLSGKHLPRYLGEFCYRFNRRFNLAAILPRLGKAAVRTPPMPHRLLKLAELC
- a CDS encoding pyridoxal phosphate-dependent aminotransferase translates to MTTKLAARVQAVKPSATLAITARAAALRAEGRDVIGLGVGEPDFDTPEHIKAAAIRAIESGFTKYTAVDGTPELKRAVIAKFQRENGLDYAPNQILVSCGGKQSFFNLAQALLDPGDEVVIPAPYWVSYPDMVLLAGGLPVFVQAGAAQSFKITPAQLKGAMNEKTRLVVINSPSNPTGMAYSRKELEALGEVLRDFPKVIIATDDMYEHIRWSSAPFVNILNACPDLAPRTLVLNGVSKAYSMTGWRIGYAAGPAHIIKAMNTIQSQSTSNPTSISQVAAQAALDGPQDCIGVMLKAFMERHDFVVERLNRIPGIECLPTDGTFYVFPKVQKLIEGLDGVNNDLELGEFLIEKAGVAVVPGSAFGLGGYLRLSIATSRETLERALDRIEQAVKNA
- a CDS encoding IS1595 family transposase, yielding MPQNTIQFQKGLSLPEFLQNYGTEDQCKQALEQWRWPQGFVCPSCGHAGEPVRLRTRALLQCRHCHHQTSLIAGTIFEATKLPLTTWFSAMFLLTQQKNGISALELKRHLGVSYLTAWRVKHKLLQVMKERDDQTPLSGVIEVDDAYWGGEHHGGKRGRGSPNKVPFIAALSCDEDNHPIGLRLGKVAGFRKTEVERFAKRHFDPSALIRTDGLSCFSAIAAAGFEHQPIVTGGGHPSMEIPEFQWLNTVLGNVKNSLQGSYHHLSGKHLPRHLAEFCYRFNRRFDLAAMLPRLGKAAVRTPPMPHRLLKLAELC
- a CDS encoding IS66 family transposase, yielding MAALSDEIRYSRRHPLIQRPTITHRPMPIPIQLPDIPEAERTPLVEQLLSLIEALMEANQRQAEQIQQLRDEIAILKGEKARPVFKPSGMEGSGQGAGGGEEGGEEKPRRAGSSKRAKTQELIIHEDCPIAPREEVPATARFKGYRDFIVQDLHIGAHNTRYRLEVWQTPEGEWLCGELPATVQGSHFGAGLRAYVLYQYHQCHVTQPLLREQLLEWGIDISVGQIDALLSGRNDVFFAEKDQLLEVGLEVSSYVTVDDSGARHQGRNGYVTHIGNDFFAWFSSSESKSRINFRRLLQAGEPFYSLNDEALAYWRAQGLPQAMCRALMAPPILELTTTTAWEAHLQTLGITQERHQRIATEGALLGGVLAKGLSRELVIVSDGAGQFAILLHALCWVHAERRIHTLIPLNERHRQDQQRVRAQLWALYADLKAYRCDPDPDAIAGLRARFKALFTQKTSWATLNALLKRLKAHQQELLLVLLRPDIPLHTNGSENDIRSYVKWRKISGGTRSDLGRRCRDIFASLKKTCRKLGISFWDYLNDRIGQVGAIPPLPEIVRQRALAAKGVP
- the metG gene encoding methionine--tRNA ligase — protein: MSQPRDILITSALPYANGPIHIGHLVEYIQTDIWARFQKMRGHNCWYVCADDAHGTPIMLRARQEGITPEQLIARVAEEHQADFAAFRIGFDNYHSTHSPENRHYATLIYERNRDAGHIAKRMITQAYDPVEQMFLPDRFIKGECPKCGAPDQYGDNCEACGASYSPAELKNPRSAVSGAVPEQRESDHYFFKLGDFEAMLKEWTRGGSLQKEVANKLDEWFEAGLQEWDISRDAPYFGFEIPDHPGKFFYVWLDAPIGYMASFQNLCDKTPGLDFDRFWGRDSTAELYHFIGKDIIYFHALFFPAMLHGAGFRTPSAIFAHGFLTVDGQKMSKSRGTFIKARTYLDHLNPEYLRYYFAAKLGSSVDDIDLNLEDFAARVNADLVGKVVNIASRCAGFIGKRFDGRLSGAPAEPELFAEFIAAGDSIAAAYEKREFSRAVREIMALADRANQYIDEKAPWVVAKQDGREAELQDICSMGLNLFRVLIGYLRPILPGTAVASESFLRIDPLTWEVLATPLLDHVIAPFEPLMTRVDPKQIEAMLEASKEDLSATGTASSAATAPAAANPHLERDPIAAPIDYDSFAKVDLRVALIREARLVEGADKLLQLRLDLGGETRNVFAGIRSAYDPKDLEGRMTVMVANLAPRKMRFGVSEGMVLAAGPGGTDLFILSPDSGAEPGMKVK
- a CDS encoding YgiT-type zinc finger protein, translating into MAEQCSFCGNTHLTPKTTRYIHQQNGDLLFVEQVPCLECDYCGEQYFEIDGLKRIEADHRAIVEHRKSPSRFVQVAVQEFETATR